In one Desulfoferula mesophila genomic region, the following are encoded:
- a CDS encoding YihY/virulence factor BrkB family protein — MARKKEQDWFSETDRKILAWLWNTGRALDGPRRYLLGSLKVAYLAVRNSYLDRLPFQANALTFITLLGLVPALALSFALAKGLGFADSLEGLIINEYTASQTEVLKYIINYVQNTKVGTLGMVGLAMLVVTLVLTLSSVEETFNRIWEAPHSRSWPRKFTDYLSVLVICPLLVLASTATWAGIASHSVVQWILDTPWLGPVAAQSVKLAPLFILVAAFMFLYLFLPNTKVPFFSALLAGAITAILWWTVQSIYIKFQVGVSRYNAIYGGFASLPLFMVWLQVSWQVLLFGAELAHAHNLVSKGTPPKDVAHRLNPAQREALALGLMQKTAARFQAGQEPWSVAQLAKELKVSKGEVWRVVDDLVSAGLLAELNQDDLVVPGRALENLLVCEVLAAVRGGLEEGRDPQEHPEDPALVALMDKVLSAEQKALGGLRLLEVADIPAPGAPTGCNLNQSPSQEKS; from the coding sequence GTGGCGCGCAAAAAAGAGCAGGATTGGTTCAGCGAAACCGATCGCAAGATCCTGGCCTGGCTTTGGAACACAGGCCGCGCCCTTGACGGCCCGCGTCGCTATTTGCTGGGCTCGCTCAAGGTGGCCTACCTGGCGGTGCGCAATTCCTACCTGGACCGCCTGCCCTTCCAGGCCAACGCCCTGACCTTCATCACCCTGCTGGGCCTGGTGCCCGCCCTGGCCCTCAGCTTTGCCCTGGCCAAGGGCCTGGGCTTCGCCGATTCCCTGGAAGGCCTGATCATCAACGAGTACACGGCCAGCCAGACCGAGGTGCTCAAGTACATCATCAACTACGTGCAAAACACCAAGGTGGGCACCCTGGGCATGGTGGGTTTGGCCATGCTGGTGGTCACCCTGGTGCTCACCCTCTCCAGCGTGGAGGAGACCTTCAACCGCATCTGGGAGGCCCCCCACAGCCGCTCCTGGCCCCGCAAGTTCACCGACTATCTCTCGGTGTTGGTGATCTGCCCCCTGCTGGTGCTGGCCAGCACCGCCACCTGGGCCGGCATCGCCTCCCACTCGGTGGTGCAGTGGATTCTGGACACCCCCTGGCTGGGGCCGGTGGCCGCCCAGAGCGTCAAGCTGGCCCCCTTGTTCATCCTGGTGGCCGCCTTCATGTTCCTGTACCTGTTCTTGCCCAACACCAAGGTGCCCTTTTTCTCGGCCCTGTTGGCCGGGGCCATCACCGCCATCCTCTGGTGGACGGTGCAGAGCATCTACATCAAGTTCCAGGTGGGGGTGTCGCGCTACAACGCCATCTACGGCGGTTTCGCCTCGCTGCCCCTGTTCATGGTCTGGCTCCAGGTGAGCTGGCAGGTGCTGCTCTTCGGGGCCGAACTGGCCCACGCCCACAACCTGGTGTCCAAGGGCACTCCGCCCAAGGACGTGGCCCATCGCCTCAACCCGGCCCAGCGCGAGGCCCTGGCCCTGGGCCTCATGCAAAAGACCGCCGCCCGCTTCCAGGCCGGCCAGGAGCCCTGGTCGGTGGCCCAGCTGGCCAAGGAGCTCAAGGTCTCCAAGGGCGAGGTGTGGCGGGTGGTGGACGACCTGGTGTCGGCCGGGCTGTTGGCCGAGCTCAACCAGGACGATTTGGTGGTGCCCGGACGGGCCCTGGAAAACCTGCTGGTGTGCGAGGTCTTGGCCGCGGTGCGCGGCGGCCTGGAAGAGGGGCGCGATCCCCAGGAGCATCCCGAAGACCCGGCCCTGGTGGCCCTCATGGACAAGGTGCTCAGCGCCGAACAAAAGGCCCTGGGCGGCCTGCGCCTGCTAGAGGTGGCCGACATCCCCGCTCCGGGCGCGCCCACCGGCTGCAACCTGAACCAATCCCCCTCCCAGGAGAAATCATGA
- the ade gene encoding adenine deaminase, producing the protein MDWTELQKERLAAARGDIPADLVFSGGQVVNLFSGALEELDVAVHHGRVVGLGAYQGRQRVELRGAYLAPAFVEGHIHVESSLLAPAELAKAMVPHGTGALVGDPHEIANVLGLAGVRAMLEAGRDLPLDFFFMAPSCVPATPLEDSGAVLDAGDLEELARHERILGLAEMMNFPGALGGDPGVLAKLKAFWGRPIDGHAPLLSGRELNAYLTAGPDSDHEALERQEGTEKLARGMWLMIRQGTSAKNLAELLPLVNPATERRCLLVGDDLQADDLARRGHLDHLLRLAVGHGLDPITALRLVTLNPARRFGLPRRGAVAPGWRADLVVLTDLKDFRVRAVYHAGELVAQEGRCLHPCATPFPEVARGSVRVAPLGPGSFRVAVEGRRARVIGLLPDQLVTESLVEDTPQRDGFLTADPARDLARLAVVERHRANGRIGLGLVKGLGLREGALASTVAHDSHNLMVAGMDDASMLCAARRLVELGGGWVVTRGDQVLAELPLPLAGLMSDQPLDTVLAGLQGLSSAVGRVCAHPEPFMPLSFLALPVIPHLKISDRGLIDVDAFAPVGLFQR; encoded by the coding sequence GTGGATTGGACTGAGCTGCAAAAGGAGCGCCTGGCGGCGGCCCGCGGGGATATCCCGGCCGATCTGGTGTTCAGCGGCGGCCAGGTGGTCAACCTGTTCAGCGGCGCGCTGGAAGAGCTGGACGTGGCGGTGCATCACGGCCGGGTGGTGGGCCTGGGGGCCTACCAGGGGCGGCAGCGGGTGGAGCTACGGGGGGCCTACCTGGCCCCGGCCTTTGTGGAGGGCCACATCCACGTGGAGTCCAGCCTGCTGGCCCCGGCCGAGCTGGCCAAGGCCATGGTGCCCCATGGCACCGGCGCGCTGGTGGGCGACCCCCACGAGATCGCCAACGTGCTGGGCCTGGCCGGGGTGCGGGCCATGCTGGAGGCCGGGCGCGATCTGCCCCTGGACTTTTTCTTCATGGCCCCTTCCTGCGTGCCCGCCACCCCTTTGGAAGATTCCGGCGCGGTGCTGGATGCCGGCGACTTGGAGGAGCTGGCCCGCCACGAGCGCATTTTGGGCCTGGCCGAGATGATGAACTTCCCCGGTGCGCTGGGCGGCGACCCCGGGGTGCTGGCCAAGCTCAAGGCCTTTTGGGGCCGCCCCATCGACGGCCACGCCCCCCTGCTCTCCGGCAGGGAGCTCAACGCCTACCTCACCGCCGGACCCGACAGCGACCACGAGGCCCTGGAGCGCCAAGAGGGGACGGAAAAGCTGGCCCGGGGCATGTGGTTGATGATCCGCCAGGGCACCAGCGCCAAGAACCTGGCCGAGCTGCTCCCCCTGGTAAACCCTGCGACCGAGCGGCGCTGCCTGCTGGTCGGCGACGATCTGCAGGCCGACGATCTGGCCCGGCGGGGCCATCTGGACCACCTGTTGCGCCTGGCCGTGGGCCATGGTCTGGACCCCATCACCGCCCTGCGCCTGGTCACCCTCAACCCGGCCCGGCGCTTCGGCCTGCCCCGGCGGGGGGCGGTGGCCCCCGGCTGGCGGGCCGACCTGGTGGTCCTCACGGACCTCAAGGATTTCCGGGTGCGAGCGGTGTACCACGCCGGGGAGCTGGTGGCCCAGGAGGGCCGCTGCCTGCATCCCTGCGCCACCCCATTCCCCGAGGTGGCTCGCGGCAGTGTGCGGGTGGCCCCCCTGGGGCCGGGGAGCTTCCGGGTTGCGGTGGAGGGCCGCCGGGCGAGGGTCATCGGCCTGCTGCCGGACCAGCTCGTCACCGAGAGCCTGGTGGAGGACACCCCCCAGCGGGACGGCTTTCTGACCGCCGACCCGGCCCGCGACCTGGCCCGCCTGGCGGTGGTGGAGCGCCACCGGGCCAACGGGCGCATCGGCCTGGGCCTGGTCAAGGGCCTGGGGTTAAGAGAGGGAGCCTTGGCCTCCACCGTGGCCCACGACAGCCACAACCTCATGGTGGCGGGCATGGACGACGCCTCCATGCTCTGCGCGGCCCGGCGGCTGGTCGAGCTGGGCGGCGGCTGGGTGGTTACCCGGGGCGACCAGGTGCTGGCCGAGCTGCCCCTGCCCCTGGCCGGGCTCATGAGCGACCAACCCCTGGACACGGTGCTGGCCGGGCTGCAAGGGCTGAGTTCCGCCGTGGGCCGGGTCTGCGCTCACCCCGAGCCCTTCATGCCCTTGTCCTTTTTGGCCCTGCCGGTGATCCCCCATCTCAAGATCAGCGACCGGGGGCTCATCGACGTGGACGCCTTCGCCCCGGTGGGGCTTTTCCAGCGATAG
- a CDS encoding AAA family ATPase: MERAQSDARVLTALSLPETYPHPVRAVEHLQTHISHVFLTGPMAYKLKKPVDLGFLDFRTLEQRRRYCLEELRLNRRLAPAVYRQVLAVVLHGGRAALAPWDDPGGEVLDYVVQMTQMDQERMMDRLLERGEVGPEQVAQLGRLLARFYAEEPGGPQVSFAGRPSQVRLNVEENFRQTRDYQGICVSPARWRAVREFSLGFLREQRDLFKQRVEQGRVKDGHGDLHSGNINLPLGGEPIVFDCIEFNERFRWLDAACDLAFLAMDLDHHRRRDLREALVSEYITASGDRDLFRVLGFYMCYRAVVRAKVYGFMHEDPGLEFAERFRDLGRARAYFRQAAGYAGGEPPYFLVCFMGLMGTGKSYLAKRLAQATGWPRLSSDVVRKQRAGLSPGQASRDAWGQGLYGPAATTDTYETLLRRAGSRLEMGASVIVDASFTHDAWRERFLDLAQEQGAVPLLVQVYAAPKVVRERLLRREVKGGSPSDGRLELVAVQKANWQEASARSAAHWTRVDGGMAIEPKMSMLIAKLREQGYIRERQDEE, encoded by the coding sequence ATGGAACGAGCCCAAAGTGATGCTCGGGTGCTGACGGCCCTGAGTCTGCCGGAGACATACCCTCATCCGGTGCGGGCCGTAGAGCACCTGCAGACCCACATAAGCCACGTCTTTCTCACCGGACCCATGGCCTACAAGCTCAAGAAGCCGGTGGACCTGGGTTTTTTGGATTTTCGCACCCTGGAGCAGCGCCGGCGCTATTGCCTGGAGGAACTAAGACTCAACCGCCGCCTGGCCCCGGCCGTTTACCGCCAGGTGCTGGCCGTGGTCCTGCACGGCGGCCGGGCAGCCCTGGCCCCCTGGGACGACCCCGGCGGGGAGGTGCTGGACTACGTGGTCCAGATGACCCAGATGGACCAGGAACGCATGATGGACCGCCTGCTGGAGCGGGGCGAGGTGGGCCCGGAGCAGGTGGCGCAGCTGGGCCGCCTCTTGGCCCGTTTCTACGCGGAGGAGCCGGGCGGGCCCCAGGTGTCCTTTGCCGGGCGGCCCTCCCAGGTGCGCCTCAACGTGGAGGAGAACTTTCGCCAGACCCGCGATTATCAGGGTATCTGCGTGTCCCCGGCCCGCTGGCGGGCGGTGCGCGAGTTCAGCCTGGGCTTTTTGCGTGAACAGCGCGATTTGTTCAAACAGCGGGTGGAGCAGGGGAGGGTCAAGGACGGCCACGGCGATCTGCACTCGGGCAACATCAACCTGCCCCTGGGCGGGGAGCCCATCGTCTTCGACTGCATCGAGTTCAATGAGCGTTTCCGCTGGCTGGACGCGGCCTGCGACCTGGCCTTCTTGGCCATGGACCTGGATCACCACAGACGCCGCGACCTGCGCGAGGCGCTGGTGAGCGAATACATCACCGCCAGCGGGGACCGCGACCTCTTCAGGGTGCTCGGTTTTTACATGTGCTACCGGGCGGTGGTGCGGGCCAAGGTCTACGGCTTCATGCACGAGGACCCCGGCCTGGAGTTTGCCGAGCGCTTCCGCGACCTGGGCCGGGCCCGGGCCTATTTCCGTCAGGCGGCGGGCTACGCCGGGGGCGAGCCGCCTTATTTCCTGGTGTGTTTCATGGGCCTGATGGGCACGGGCAAGAGCTATTTGGCCAAGCGCCTGGCCCAGGCCACCGGCTGGCCCCGCCTCAGCTCCGACGTGGTGCGCAAGCAGCGGGCGGGCCTGAGCCCCGGCCAGGCCAGCCGCGACGCTTGGGGCCAAGGGCTCTACGGCCCGGCGGCCACCACGGACACCTACGAGACCCTGTTGCGCCGGGCGGGCTCGCGCCTGGAGATGGGGGCCAGCGTCATCGTGGACGCCTCCTTTACCCACGATGCGTGGCGGGAGCGTTTTTTGGACCTGGCCCAGGAGCAGGGGGCCGTGCCGCTGCTGGTCCAGGTGTACGCCGCGCCGAAGGTGGTGCGCGAGCGCCTGCTGCGCCGCGAGGTCAAGGGGGGCTCGCCCAGCGACGGCCGCCTGGAGCTGGTGGCGGTGCAAAAAGCCAACTGGCAGGAAGCCTCGGCCCGCTCGGCGGCCCACTGGACCCGGGTGGACGGCGGCATGGCGATCGAGCCCAAAATGTCCATGCTTATTGCCAAGTTGCGGGAGCAAGGATACATTCGGGAAAGGCAAGACGAGGAGTAG
- a CDS encoding autotransporter assembly complex protein TamA, producing MGKFLFITLALLLVLCLTPAYGADDEFYSMDGFDQPAAAPKGPVPWYISGVSYQGFKVVTVAEAEEVVESKPAPALALRQGEPYSSFKVEGDLRRLRVLFQEKGYFNAEVSASEQRDQANHTLKLVFTAKQGPPTLVEKTTLLWSDEQDRRLWEDDVNTLLILQPGQRFSLRDYEQTKRDIATFFANQARPRNQVLGQVRVYSERQRAEIVFKVKPGPRYLFGDSQVKGNKSLGRKFILEEATYTRGQPFSPSALEETQRALLNTGFFTSVTLLPQYKEAKDNQVPILVEVRERDPYSIHLGVGWGTEDHFRVRIQEVNRNVLGLDETITIEGKLSSIYTGLVGTLKKPYLFNRLSTLLLRGGIEQPDTEAYINNRLFISPLLEYAVDNQWTWYLGYNCEQDHLRELKTKVPDPGYELQYFFISSIPVGLIYDGRNSILDFTKGTYFSLDVENALQALGSEVSFIRALGDLRHVWPMPWENWYLAARAQVGMAYDLPGSSPVPIIRKFFPGGPNSVRGYPYQLLGPLDSSGKPLGGLSMAVGSLEARFPIYKALGGVVFADAGNAWEDLENTFTSIRYTTGFGLRYNTPVGPIRLDIGYQLNPPSGEPFDRYAIYLSVGQAF from the coding sequence ATGGGCAAGTTCCTCTTCATAACCTTGGCGCTGCTGTTGGTGCTGTGCCTGACCCCGGCTTATGGGGCGGATGATGAATTTTACTCCATGGACGGCTTCGACCAACCCGCCGCCGCTCCCAAAGGCCCCGTGCCCTGGTACATAAGCGGGGTCAGCTACCAGGGCTTCAAGGTGGTCACCGTCGCCGAGGCCGAGGAGGTGGTGGAGAGCAAGCCCGCGCCGGCCCTGGCCCTGCGTCAAGGCGAGCCCTACAGCTCCTTCAAGGTGGAGGGAGACCTGCGGCGCCTGCGGGTGTTGTTTCAGGAAAAAGGCTATTTCAACGCCGAGGTGAGCGCAAGCGAGCAGCGCGACCAGGCCAACCACACCCTCAAGCTGGTTTTCACCGCCAAACAGGGGCCACCCACCCTGGTGGAAAAAACCACCCTGCTCTGGAGCGACGAACAGGACCGCCGGCTGTGGGAAGACGACGTCAACACCTTGCTGATCCTGCAGCCGGGGCAACGTTTTTCGCTTAGGGACTACGAGCAGACCAAACGCGACATCGCCACCTTTTTCGCCAACCAGGCCAGGCCCCGCAACCAGGTCTTGGGGCAGGTGCGGGTTTACTCCGAGCGCCAACGGGCCGAAATCGTGTTCAAGGTCAAGCCCGGCCCGCGCTATCTGTTCGGCGACAGCCAGGTAAAGGGCAACAAAAGCCTGGGGCGCAAATTCATTCTGGAAGAGGCCACCTACACCCGGGGCCAGCCCTTTTCCCCCAGCGCCCTGGAGGAGACCCAGCGGGCTCTGCTGAACACCGGGTTTTTCACCTCGGTAACCCTGCTGCCCCAGTATAAGGAGGCCAAGGACAACCAGGTGCCCATCCTGGTGGAGGTGCGCGAACGCGACCCCTACAGCATCCATTTGGGCGTGGGCTGGGGCACCGAGGATCATTTCCGGGTGCGCATCCAAGAGGTCAACCGCAACGTGTTGGGCCTGGATGAGACCATCACCATAGAAGGCAAGCTCAGTTCCATCTACACCGGCCTGGTGGGCACCCTGAAAAAGCCCTACCTGTTCAACCGCCTGTCCACCCTGTTGCTCCGGGGCGGCATCGAGCAACCCGACACCGAAGCCTACATCAACAACCGCCTGTTCATTTCCCCGCTCCTGGAATACGCGGTGGACAACCAATGGACCTGGTACCTGGGTTACAACTGCGAACAGGACCATCTGCGCGAGCTCAAGACCAAGGTGCCCGACCCCGGCTATGAGTTGCAGTACTTTTTCATCTCCTCCATTCCCGTGGGCCTGATCTATGACGGCCGCAACTCCATCCTGGACTTCACCAAGGGCACCTATTTCAGCCTGGACGTGGAAAACGCCCTGCAGGCCTTGGGATCGGAAGTGTCGTTCATCCGAGCCCTGGGCGATTTGCGCCACGTTTGGCCTATGCCCTGGGAAAACTGGTATCTGGCCGCGCGGGCCCAGGTGGGGATGGCGTACGATCTGCCGGGAAGCAGCCCGGTGCCCATAATCCGCAAATTCTTCCCCGGCGGCCCCAACTCGGTGCGCGGCTATCCCTACCAGCTCTTGGGCCCCCTGGACAGCAGCGGCAAGCCCCTGGGCGGCCTGTCCATGGCCGTGGGCAGCCTCGAGGCGCGCTTTCCCATCTACAAGGCCCTGGGCGGCGTGGTCTTCGCCGACGCCGGCAACGCCTGGGAGGATTTGGAAAACACCTTTACCAGCATCCGCTACACCACAGGCTTCGGCCTGCGTTACAACACCCCGGTGGGCCCCATTCGCCTGGACATCGGTTATCAGCTCAACCCGCCCTCCGGCGAGCCCTTTGACCGCTACGCGATCTACCTCAGCGTGGGGCAGGCGTTCTAA
- a CDS encoding translocation/assembly module TamB domain-containing protein, whose translation MAGSKSSYLVKGLLALGLILAVLLTAAWAVGRSEAFRTWLVGQIQTQVAQATGGQLHMGPLEGNLLFGAQANNLSFTHQGRQILGVERLELSYNLLSILGGRLRISSITLVRPRLSLPLPQLPEQQGGAGLALSIKELNVSQGSLEPGGELGALQGVSQIDLSGRLVLDARGLKARIRLYRSLLSVQDLAEPVLVSLEGTLASGRLKLARLMAASGPNQVEASGEMELKAPYRLRATLKAPRVVTTELPLPWPLPAPPSGPLALEATAAGSLRRLNLQALISQGPQALEMNGWLEPQGGALSLRGNFKQVALADWGLPQAPLRLNGGWSLRSPAWPDGEAPLELTLDLDRAAWQKLAAGPLKAQAKWQGEHIVVSELNLASSWGAIQARGRLGLPRGDGPVTLDAQADFKDLALPPESGLALPAGLAQARLGGRIKAQGPVDNLGLEVDLGASRVAPGLDIDSLQARARLQGGTARLEEAHLKSALATLDAKGQADPERVDLRYKLAVPDMAQLITRLVEAKLAPPLAVAGALEAKGRLKGPWSNPDLRVEMSLERLFTRHAQAQQVHLEANLKNLGPAPRGWAQMTASGWSSGEILLERAAVRAEFMEGKEVVLVQGEGPDTGINFKLTSPSLLKLPLRATISELWFKRGNLGRWEQEGRAGLLLGGEEIKVDGLKIRQGEERIKLDGQFMLAGKINAALELSGIRMNHVVGPNSGLPEKSRLEGKTTLSGTLEQPVIDIAGKVRHLELKNMEPMTAEFSARYLGEDITVEGRVNYGTRQVMEMSGGAGLKVSLRPPVWEPTGKGIRLKATGQDLPLGLAASMVPGIRDLKGQARLEMTVGGTFRQPTLAGWLTLKDGSLVVAATGQQVTKIDLDLELRGNRLSIKRAHAQSDGEVDIKGSLSMPFKDAGALELELTSENLLVVAGDYAQMDITSNIRLEGDFEHPVIQGRIGVSDIGVRVGLSSPAGIEDVVILKNGEKPPPLEARDKRFKLPPALDPLRAHLEVTLGRRAHITLDEGWLDATGGMLVTKEPGQPPIFGGLITITRGLILLSGRRFEVLGGNLNFANKNQPDPDLYAEARLQMGETTVFVEVSGTANNPVLSFNSLPPMSQADILSTIIFGRPSSELNKGQSKDLSANALALLGQAGQKEMARLFGSDMSPDVVTVHNTPSAGPSLEAGKYLNDSLYLRYRQNLGPDGGQNVGLEYRFTGYFSIESTLGNTRDDGVDLVFTKDFNFSEDDKKDAKPGPGKPAPGAEPQRETTPAEPVPAQAPSPAPAPAP comes from the coding sequence ATGGCCGGAAGCAAGTCATCCTACCTGGTCAAGGGCCTGCTGGCCCTGGGCCTGATCCTGGCGGTGCTGTTGACCGCCGCCTGGGCGGTGGGGCGCAGCGAGGCCTTCCGCACCTGGCTGGTGGGCCAGATCCAGACCCAGGTGGCCCAGGCCACCGGCGGGCAATTGCACATGGGCCCCCTGGAGGGCAACCTGCTTTTCGGGGCCCAGGCCAACAACCTCAGCTTCACCCACCAAGGGCGGCAGATCCTGGGGGTGGAGCGCCTGGAGCTGTCCTACAATCTTTTGTCGATCCTGGGCGGGCGTCTGAGGATATCCTCCATCACCCTGGTGCGGCCCCGCTTGAGCCTACCCCTGCCCCAGTTGCCGGAGCAGCAAGGCGGCGCGGGCCTGGCCCTGAGCATCAAGGAGTTGAATGTCTCCCAGGGTAGTCTGGAGCCCGGGGGCGAGCTGGGAGCCCTGCAAGGGGTCAGCCAAATCGATTTGAGCGGCCGCCTGGTCCTGGACGCCAGGGGGCTGAAGGCCAGGATCAGGCTGTACAGGAGCCTGCTTTCGGTGCAAGACCTGGCCGAGCCCGTGCTGGTCAGCCTGGAGGGCACCTTGGCGTCCGGGCGCCTGAAGCTGGCCCGCCTGATGGCCGCCAGCGGCCCCAATCAGGTGGAAGCGAGCGGTGAAATGGAGCTGAAGGCTCCCTACCGCCTGCGCGCCACCCTCAAGGCCCCCCGCGTCGTCACCACGGAACTGCCCCTGCCGTGGCCCCTGCCCGCCCCGCCCAGCGGTCCCTTGGCCCTGGAGGCCACCGCCGCGGGTTCTCTGCGGCGCCTGAACCTCCAGGCGTTGATCAGCCAAGGGCCCCAGGCCTTGGAAATGAACGGCTGGCTGGAGCCGCAAGGCGGGGCCCTGAGCTTGCGCGGCAACTTCAAGCAGGTGGCCCTGGCCGACTGGGGCCTGCCCCAGGCCCCGCTACGGCTCAACGGCGGCTGGAGCCTGCGGAGCCCGGCCTGGCCCGACGGGGAGGCTCCCCTGGAGCTGACCCTGGACCTGGACCGGGCCGCCTGGCAAAAGCTTGCCGCCGGCCCGCTGAAAGCCCAGGCCAAGTGGCAAGGCGAGCACATCGTGGTGAGCGAGCTCAACCTGGCCTCCTCCTGGGGCGCGATACAAGCCCGGGGACGGCTGGGGCTGCCCCGGGGCGACGGACCGGTCACTTTGGATGCCCAAGCCGACTTCAAGGATCTGGCCCTGCCACCGGAATCGGGCCTGGCCCTGCCCGCCGGCTTGGCCCAGGCCAGGCTGGGCGGCCGGATCAAGGCCCAAGGTCCGGTTGACAACCTGGGCCTGGAGGTCGATCTGGGCGCTTCCCGCGTCGCGCCGGGCCTGGATATCGACTCCTTGCAGGCCCGGGCAAGGCTCCAGGGCGGCACCGCGCGCCTGGAGGAAGCGCATCTTAAATCCGCGCTGGCCACCCTGGACGCCAAGGGCCAGGCTGACCCGGAGCGGGTCGACCTGCGCTACAAGCTGGCCGTGCCGGACATGGCCCAGTTGATCACCCGCCTGGTGGAGGCCAAGCTGGCCCCGCCGCTGGCCGTGGCCGGGGCCCTGGAGGCCAAGGGCAGGCTCAAAGGGCCCTGGAGCAATCCGGACCTCAGGGTGGAAATGAGCCTGGAGCGCTTGTTCACCCGCCACGCCCAGGCCCAGCAGGTTCACCTGGAGGCCAACCTGAAAAACCTGGGGCCCGCCCCCAGGGGTTGGGCCCAGATGACCGCCTCCGGCTGGAGTTCCGGGGAAATCCTGTTGGAGCGGGCCGCGGTGCGGGCCGAGTTCATGGAGGGCAAGGAAGTGGTGCTGGTGCAGGGCGAAGGGCCCGATACCGGAATCAACTTCAAGCTGACCAGCCCCAGCCTGCTCAAACTGCCCCTGCGGGCCACCATCAGCGAACTTTGGTTCAAGCGGGGAAACCTGGGCCGCTGGGAGCAGGAAGGCCGGGCCGGTCTGCTTCTGGGCGGCGAAGAGATCAAGGTGGACGGCCTAAAGATCCGCCAGGGCGAGGAGCGGATCAAGCTTGACGGCCAGTTCATGCTGGCCGGCAAGATAAACGCCGCCCTGGAGCTGTCGGGCATCCGGATGAACCACGTGGTGGGGCCAAACTCCGGCCTGCCGGAAAAGTCGCGTCTGGAAGGCAAGACCACCCTGAGCGGGACCCTGGAGCAGCCGGTGATCGATATCGCGGGCAAGGTGCGCCACCTGGAGCTCAAGAACATGGAGCCCATGACCGCCGAGTTTTCGGCGCGCTACCTGGGCGAGGACATCACCGTGGAGGGCCGGGTGAACTACGGAACCCGCCAGGTGATGGAGATGAGCGGCGGCGCCGGCCTGAAGGTCAGCCTGCGGCCCCCGGTATGGGAGCCCACCGGCAAGGGCATCCGGCTCAAGGCCACGGGCCAGGACTTGCCCCTGGGGCTGGCCGCCTCCATGGTGCCGGGAATCCGGGACCTCAAGGGGCAAGCCCGGCTTGAGATGACGGTGGGCGGCACCTTCAGGCAGCCCACCCTGGCCGGTTGGCTGACCCTCAAGGACGGTTCCCTGGTGGTGGCCGCCACCGGCCAGCAGGTCACCAAGATCGACCTGGATCTGGAGCTGCGGGGCAACCGGCTGAGCATCAAGAGAGCCCACGCCCAGAGCGACGGCGAGGTGGACATCAAGGGCAGCCTGAGCATGCCCTTCAAGGACGCGGGCGCCCTGGAGCTGGAGCTGACCAGCGAGAACCTGTTGGTGGTGGCCGGCGACTACGCCCAAATGGACATCACCTCCAACATCCGCCTGGAGGGGGATTTCGAGCACCCGGTGATCCAGGGGCGTATCGGCGTCTCCGACATCGGGGTGCGGGTGGGCCTGTCGTCGCCGGCGGGCATCGAAGACGTGGTGATCCTCAAGAATGGCGAAAAGCCGCCCCCCCTGGAGGCCAGGGACAAACGCTTCAAGCTGCCTCCGGCCCTGGACCCGCTCCGCGCCCACCTGGAGGTTACCCTGGGCCGGCGGGCCCACATAACCCTGGACGAAGGATGGCTGGACGCCACCGGAGGCATGCTGGTGACCAAGGAGCCGGGCCAGCCCCCCATCTTCGGCGGTTTGATAACCATCACCAGGGGGTTGATCCTTTTGTCCGGGCGGCGCTTCGAGGTGCTGGGGGGTAATTTGAATTTCGCGAACAAGAACCAGCCCGACCCCGACCTCTACGCGGAGGCCCGGCTGCAAATGGGCGAGACCACCGTGTTCGTCGAGGTGTCGGGCACGGCCAACAATCCGGTGTTGAGCTTCAACTCCCTGCCGCCCATGAGCCAGGCCGATATTCTGAGCACCATCATCTTCGGCAGGCCCTCCTCCGAGCTGAACAAGGGCCAGAGCAAGGACCTGTCGGCCAACGCCCTGGCCCTGTTGGGCCAGGCGGGGCAAAAGGAGATGGCCAGGCTGTTCGGCTCGGACATGAGCCCCGACGTGGTCACGGTGCACAACACGCCGTCGGCCGGGCCCTCCCTGGAGGCGGGCAAGTACCTCAACGACAGCCTGTACTTGCGCTACCGCCAAAACCTGGGTCCGGACGGCGGGCAAAACGTGGGCCTGGAATACCGCTTTACCGGTTATTTCTCCATCGAAAGCACCCTGGGCAACACCCGCGACGACGGCGTGGACCTGGTGTTCACCAAGGACTTCAACTTTTCCGAGGACGACAAAAAGGACGCCAAGCCCGGGCCAGGCAAGCCCGCCCCCGGGGCGGAGCCCCAGCGCGAAACCACCCCGGCCGAACCTGTTCCGGCCCAGGCCCCGTCCCCGGCTCCGGCTCCGGCTCCCTAA